The following proteins are encoded in a genomic region of Maylandia zebra isolate NMK-2024a linkage group LG1, Mzebra_GT3a, whole genome shotgun sequence:
- the il17a/f2 gene encoding interleukin 17a/f2 — protein MKLLRHGVYTLLVCCSALWVAHSEVETESAAECDTMLTFSSEITSLTEGNGDIHSRSLSPWNWTPNTDRNRIPRTLWEAECSTSFCSSPIPGQKDQHNLNSVPVYQDILVLTSHNGRRCYKASFRSVAVGCTCVRAETDQK, from the exons ATGAAGCTGCTGAGGCACGGCGTCTACACTCTGCTG GTATGTTGCAGTGCATTGTGGGTCGCTCACTCCGAGGTTGAAACTGAATCTGCAGCTGAATGTGACACCATGCTGACGTTCTCCTCTGAGATCACCAGCTTGACTGAAGGAAACGGGGACATCCACAGCAGATCTCTGTCTCCGTGGAACTGGAC GCCAAACACGGACAGAAACCGAATCCCCAGGACGCTCTGGGAGGCCGAGTGCAGTACCAGCTTTTGTTCCAGTCCCATCCCAGGACAGAAGGACCAACACAACCTGAACTCAGTCCCCGTCTACCAGGACATTCTGGTCCTGACCTCACACAATGGCCGGCGCTGCTACAAAGCATCGTTCCGCTCTGTGGCGGTCGGCTGCACCTGTGTTCGAGCCGAGACCGATCAGAAGTGA
- the LOC101475195 gene encoding membrane progestin receptor beta gives MPQVSFAHPSLCLNFLPLLHRLLPSNPPTVRDVDVPPLFRERFILTGYRPTGMSWRCYALSLFQIHNETLNVWSHLLAAAFVVLRFMVFAIMRGGGILGFRLQGPEGEGFSVDASSLPLVLYVLSAVTYLSCSAAAHLLQSHSEQAHYSLFFLDYVGVAVYQYGCALALCLYSSNTAWRQSMLGQVFLPAAALLAWLSCTACCYAKLRFRRPYPLHRKLCQLIPMGVAYLVDISPVAHRLATHSWTGSPALPLHFLQVVLFMLSAFFFSCPVPERFYPGRFDIVGHGHQLFHILLSLCTLAQQEALFHDFLWRRPAMVREFGEERLLLACASFPCLTLCCALTALAMRRQAQAQLMKEQR, from the exons ATGCCTCAGGTGTCGTTTGCCCATCCCTCGCTCTGTCTTAACTTCCTCCCTCTACTGCACCGCCTCCTCCCATCCAACCCCCCTACCGTCCGAGACGTGGATGTTCCCCCTCTGTTTCGGGAGCGCTTCATCCTGACGGGGTACCGTCCCACGGGCATGTCGTGGCGGTGTTACGCCCTCAGCTTGTTCCAGATCCACAATGAGACGCTGAATGTGTGGAGCCACCTGCTGGCTGCCGCCTTCGTGGTGCTCAGGTTCATGGTGTTCGCCATCATGCGAGGAGGG GGAATCCTGGGTTTCCGACTGCAGGGTCCTGAAGGTGAAGGTTTTTCTGTGGATGCCTCCTCTCTACCTCTGGTCCTCTATGTTCTTTCTGCAGTCACATACCTCAGCTGCAG TGCTGCCGCTCACCTGCTGCAGTCCCACTCAGAGCAGGCGCATTACTCACTATTCTTCCTGGACTATGTGGGCGTGGCCGTCTATCAGTATGGCTGCGCTCTGGCTCTCTGCCTGTACAGCTCCAACACTGCCTGGAGACAAAGCATGCTGGGACAG GTCTTCCTCCCAGCAGCTGCCCTCCTTGCGTGGCTCTCGTGCACCGCCTGCTGCTATGCAAAACTTCGTTTCCGCCGTCCATACCCCCTTCACAGGAAGCTCTGCCAGCTGATCCCAATGGGTGTGGCCTACCTAGTGGACATCAGCCCTGTTGCCCACCGTCTTGCCACCCACAGCTGGACAGGCAGCCCTGCACTACCATTGCACTTCTTGCAG GTGGTGCTGTTTATGCTGTCcgccttcttcttctcttgccCCGTTCCTGAGCGCTTCTACCCCGGCCGCTTTGACATCGTCGGCCACGGACACCAGCTCTTCCACATCTTGCTGTCACTCTGCACACTGGCCCAGCAGGAAGCGCTGTTCCACGACTTCCTATGGCGGCGGCCGGCGATGGTCAGAGAGTTTGGAGAGGAGCGCCTCCTGCTGGCTTGCGCCTCCTTTCCCTGCCTGACGTTGTGTTGCGCCTTGACAGCCCTCGCCATGAGGAGGCAGGCTCAGGCACAGCTGATGAAAGAGCAACGATAG